TTATTTTACCctttaacttcaattaaataaaattgggaagtcattatcattatcattatcatcatcattattatatatatgaattgGAGTGCAGAATGATACGAGTTATATTGGAGCAATTGTGGGAAGAGTTTCAAACAGGATAAGAAATGCAGAATTTAAGCTAGGCGAAAAAGTATATAAACTATGTGCAAATGATGGAAAAAATTCCTTTCATGGAGGTCCTATAGGTTTTTCTAAAGTTTTATGGAGAGTTACCAGCTACAAGACCAAAGGTAGAACCCCCTATATTGTCTTCACCTATCATAGCCCTGACGGTGATCAAGGTAATTTCTAACCTCTTGATCATTTATGTTAGTATTGgctaaattgataaaaaattatgactACTTGATTTAGGGTTTCCGGGGAAATTAGTTGTGAGTGTGATGTACAGCCTGATAGGAGAAAGTGATTTGACAGTTGTTatgaaagcaaaaaatgtaGGTGACAAGCCAAGTCCAGTGAGTATGTCACAAAATAATTATTGGAATCTGGGAGGCCAAGACACAGGGAATGTTCTAAGTGAAGAAATTCAGATATTTGCTGAAAACTACACTCCAATAGGCCCAGACATGCTTCCAGTTGGAATAATCTATCCAGTACACGGAACACTTTTTGATTTCAGAACTCCAGAAATAATTGGAATCAGAATAGCACAACTTCCTACAggttatgatataaattatgcaCTTAATGCGCCTCCTAATGGGAAAAAAATGAGGCTAGCAGCAAGAGTCTCAGATAGCAGGTCTGGTTTGAGAATGGATTTGTTCACAAATGCACCTGGAATGCAATTTTACACAGCCAATCATTTCAATAATATGAAAGGAAAAGCTGGACTTATTTATCAGCCTGCAGCAGGTTTATGCCTTAACACTCAGCATTTTCCAGACTTTGTTAATCAACCTACTTTCCCTCAATCTATTATTCATCCAGGAGAGACATACAGGCACCATGTGATCTTTAAGTTTTCATATCATTAGatccctttttttttcttcttatttgtTAATCCTTGTCAAtgtcataaatataattaatgactTTGTGTTCCTTGCTGCTCTACATTCTAAATGTATACATTCAATTGCTAATGTACAGTTTTTAAATTACCTACCTATACCCATGtgtaattaattacattgaGTTATAGACAAGCAAGTGCTTAAATACTATATTGATAAAGACTAGAAATGGTCAACAACatcctttgtttttttctttatctTCTATCCTAAAATCAAATCAATCTTTAAGTTTTCCTTAAGgtgttaaaaaaaacaattttaagaATCCATTAAATATGATGGTCACGTACAAGCGTAGAAATCAGAAGATCGGGGAGTGATTGTGATATTAACCTTCAATTTCAGTTTtctgttatttgttattttgttgttttatgaGGATGGAATTCCATCATTCCTCATTATTCTTTAGTTTGTCATTTTGCTATTTTAGTGATCCTGCAAGGTTACTGCCAGCCTGTTTTTGTCCTCACTCTATTTAGAGGAGGTTGTATCCTATTGAAGAGTATCAAATGAATTAATTGAAATTCTTCTCTTAtctctctcttcctcttctctctgctctctttctctttctcgtCTCATCTTCTCTTCTAGAATTTCTTCTCAATTTCTTAGATCGGATTCTAAATCTGACATTGGTATATCAAAGCTCTGATCCTTACATATTATAGAAGAGCAAGAGAAGAAAATAGAAGAGCTCGAGAAGCCATGGAAGAATTACAGCAAAAACTCGATGATCTTACAACTCAATTTCATAGGCGATCAAAATCTACCGCCGAGCAACTGGATACCATCAAAGCTCAACGGCTTTCTCAACAACAGAGATATGAGAGTCTGCTAGCTAAGTAGAACAATCTTCGTCGAGCTCAAATGGAGTCTCAACAATCCCTGGAAAAATCTATACACTCTCTCTCCCTGATGATGCAGAATCAACATGGAAATTCTTCCCCAACACCACCACCAGTTAACATTGTCACTTCCTCTGTCAATGCTTAGTCATTCGTGACACCAACAAGGGTGCAGTCCTCCTGGTTTCTATGCGGGAGACACCTCTGGTGCTAAACCTTTCGCTTACAATAAGCTACTTCCAAAGTGTGATCTTCTAGCCTTTGATGGCACAAATGTGGAGTTGTGGGTAAGCAAATGCAATCATTATTTCGAGTTGTTTGAAGTGGAGAGGGACAGGAAGATCCACCTTGTGGGGTTATACTTGCAAGGGAAGGCAGAGAAATGGTTCCGGAATTGGAGACCTGGCCATGTTCTAGCTACTTGGCCCGTGAATTTGTGGAGGAGATTGAGAAGAGGTTCCAGGAGACTGAGGTTGTAGATGCAGTTGAACAGCTCACACTATTGAAGCAAACAGGGTCTGTGGTGGAATACCAAGATCAGTTTGAATCTATCAAGTTAAAAATGGAGAAGGTACATCCTGAAAACACTGAATCCTTCTATTTATCTGCGTTTACTACAAGTTTAAAGCCAGAAATCCGATCAACAATTAGATATAATCCTCTTAAGAATTTGTATGATGCCATTAAACAAGCTAAACTGGTTGAAATTCATCTCAAACATGTAGTGGATTTATGTAAACCAAAAGCAGCCTTCCGATCTCCAACCATAGCCAAACCTTACACACCCTATACTAATACTAGCCAAAAACCTTATACTACCTTCACTCAAAATTCAAACTCACTACCTAAACCCACAGAACCTAAGCTTGCACCTAACAATTCCACTTTTAAGAAAATCCCTAGGGCGTGTTGGAGGTGTGGTGATAAATATTATCCAGGACATCAGTGTAATGAGAAGAAACTCAATATGATCAACATGGAAACTGAAGGAGATGAGGGGGAGATTGTGGAAGAAGAACTGAAACAACTAGAGGAGGAATTACCTATTGACAACATTGAACCTATATCTCTCTATGTGAATGCCTTGGATGGAGGAGTAACTCACAATACTATCAGGCTCATAGGCA
The sequence above is drawn from the Euphorbia lathyris chromosome 6, ddEupLath1.1, whole genome shotgun sequence genome and encodes:
- the LOC136233410 gene encoding uncharacterized protein, yielding MGKICLCILVAFLLGYENGIGHEEKPLPHNPLPHPENLPHPPHPEHLPHLPHLPHPGHIPHPEHLPHPENHNEKVAHGHPLSPEKHVKEIDISKKKMRFFQLMKGNTTLRFTNLGAAMTSFMISDSRGNPIDIILGYDTLEEYKNDTSYIGAIVGRVSNRIRNAEFKLGEKVYKLCANDGKNSFHGGPIGFSKVLWRVTSYKTKGRTPYIVFTYHSPDGDQGFPGKLVVSVMYSLIGESDLTVVMKAKNVGDKPSPVSMSQNNYWNLGGQDTGNVLSEEIQIFAENYTPIGPDMLPVGIIYPVHGTLFDFRTPEIIGIRIAQLPTGYDINYALNAPPNGKKMRLAARVSDSRSGLRMDLFTNAPGMQFYTANHFNNMKGKAGLIYQPAAGLCLNTQHFPDFVNQPTFPQSIIHPGETYRHHVIFKFSYH